A region from the Algoriphagus machipongonensis genome encodes:
- a CDS encoding UDP-2,3-diacylglucosamine diphosphatase, giving the protein MKTKFKTIVVSDVHLGTKGSKSKEIVRFLKQYECENLILNGDIIDGWQLKKSGSWKRKHTRFFNKVIKMMENHDTKVFYLRGNHDDFLDQILPLQIGKLSIIQDMIYESNGKKFFITHGDVFDSITTNLRWIAYLGDIGYTFLLWLNRALNHYRIKRGLPYFSLSQYVKGKVKSAVSYIDQYEEELAKMARAKGCDGIICGHIHKAENREIDGIQYLNSGDWVETMSALAEDHEGNWQLIYYNEINFKSAEDHVILPIQEPEVQFGPFKEVSFYSSENKDLGQPPFRI; this is encoded by the coding sequence GTGAAAACCAAATTCAAAACAATCGTCGTTTCCGATGTGCATTTGGGAACCAAAGGCTCAAAATCAAAGGAAATAGTTCGTTTCCTTAAACAATACGAATGCGAAAACCTCATTTTAAACGGTGACATCATTGATGGGTGGCAACTTAAAAAATCTGGTTCTTGGAAAAGGAAGCACACTCGATTTTTCAACAAAGTCATCAAAATGATGGAAAACCATGACACCAAAGTTTTCTATTTGAGAGGAAATCATGATGACTTCTTAGATCAAATTCTCCCCTTACAAATAGGTAAATTATCTATCATTCAGGATATGATTTATGAGAGTAATGGGAAGAAATTTTTTATTACCCATGGAGATGTTTTTGACAGCATCACAACCAACCTGCGCTGGATTGCCTACTTAGGAGACATCGGATATACATTTTTACTTTGGTTAAATCGCGCTCTCAATCATTATAGAATCAAGCGTGGCTTACCTTATTTTTCTCTTTCTCAATATGTCAAAGGCAAGGTGAAATCTGCTGTTTCCTATATTGATCAATACGAAGAAGAGCTCGCAAAAATGGCAAGAGCAAAAGGCTGTGACGGGATTATCTGTGGTCATATTCACAAAGCAGAAAACAGGGAAATTGATGGCATTCAGTATTTAAACTCAGGAGATTGGGTGGAAACCATGAGCGCTCTGGCGGAAGATCATGAGGGCAACTGGCAATTGATTTATTACAATGAAATCAATTTTAAATCGGCGGAAGACCATGTGATTTTACCCATTCAAGAACCTGAAGTGCAATTTGGTCCTTTTAAAGAAGTCTCATTTTATTCCTCTGAAAATAAGGACTTGGGCCAGCCACCATTCCGGATTTGA
- a CDS encoding Nramp family divalent metal transporter, which translates to MSSESLSEVHGSVPTHNKKGWRKILAFLGPAYLVSVGYMDPGNWATDLAGGSEFGYKLLWVLLMSNLMALLLQSLSARLGVVCKLDLAQASKQAYPKWANIPLYILAEIAIAACDLAEIVGMAIGLNLLFDLPLIWGVAITALDTLLLLFLLNKGMRTMELFIISLVSIIGFSFVVEMFIVGPVYGEVVKGMVPSSLSGNALYIAIGIIGATVMPHNLYLHSSLVQTRKIDPSTKSIKNALKFNFIDSAIALNLAFLVNAAILILAAAAFHVNGFYDVAEIQDASKLLENLFGKIAPTFFAIALIAAGQSSTITGTLAGQIVMEGHLKLRIQPWVRRMITRLIAIIPAIITILYFGEEALGRLLVLSQVVLSLQLGFAVIPLIHFNSDRKLMKEHTIKLWVKILAWVCAGIIVFLNIQLVINELQGWLVTAGDNAIYLYTIVIPLILACFALLVYIFIHPFIKPGELKKRLVPHAKGVDFIEGQPISYQHIAIAVDFSDNTQAIIQNAIKLGGKSANYLFVHVVESAAARYLGKNTLDHETQQDVNSLIQYQDKLISLGYNASHELGFGVAATEIAKIVNDQKVDLVIMGAHGHSGIKDLLFGTTVNKLRHKIDTPILIVQ; encoded by the coding sequence GTGAGTTCAGAATCGCTCAGTGAAGTACACGGTAGTGTTCCAACCCATAATAAAAAAGGCTGGAGAAAAATATTAGCGTTTTTAGGTCCTGCTTACTTAGTAAGTGTGGGATATATGGACCCAGGAAACTGGGCCACAGATCTTGCCGGTGGATCAGAGTTTGGGTACAAGCTCCTTTGGGTGCTTTTGATGTCCAATTTAATGGCTTTGTTGCTTCAGTCACTTAGCGCTAGACTTGGCGTGGTATGTAAGCTAGACTTGGCCCAAGCATCCAAGCAAGCTTATCCAAAATGGGCAAATATCCCGCTCTATATATTAGCTGAGATTGCAATTGCTGCCTGTGATTTGGCAGAGATCGTGGGAATGGCGATTGGTCTTAACTTATTGTTTGACTTGCCACTTATTTGGGGTGTTGCGATTACTGCTTTGGACACCTTACTCCTTCTATTCCTATTAAACAAAGGAATGCGTACCATGGAGCTATTTATCATTTCCTTGGTATCCATCATCGGCTTTTCATTTGTGGTGGAGATGTTTATTGTAGGGCCCGTTTACGGTGAAGTGGTCAAAGGAATGGTACCCTCGTCGCTAAGCGGGAATGCACTTTATATTGCTATTGGTATTATCGGAGCGACAGTTATGCCCCATAACTTATACCTCCACTCCTCCCTTGTGCAGACTAGAAAAATCGATCCCTCTACTAAAAGCATAAAAAATGCCCTGAAGTTTAATTTCATCGATTCTGCTATTGCGCTCAACCTTGCTTTTTTGGTGAATGCCGCCATCTTAATCTTAGCTGCTGCAGCATTCCATGTCAATGGGTTTTATGATGTGGCAGAAATTCAGGATGCCTCCAAACTTCTGGAAAACTTATTCGGGAAAATCGCTCCAACCTTCTTTGCGATAGCTTTGATCGCAGCAGGACAAAGCTCCACGATCACAGGAACGCTGGCAGGACAGATTGTAATGGAAGGTCACCTAAAACTAAGGATTCAACCTTGGGTGAGAAGGATGATCACAAGGCTTATTGCTATTATTCCAGCCATTATTACCATTCTATATTTTGGAGAAGAAGCTCTTGGAAGGTTGTTGGTATTGAGTCAAGTGGTACTGAGTTTACAATTAGGTTTTGCCGTAATCCCGTTGATTCATTTCAATTCGGATCGGAAATTAATGAAGGAGCACACCATCAAATTATGGGTAAAAATCCTCGCATGGGTTTGTGCTGGAATCATTGTTTTCTTGAACATCCAATTGGTTATAAATGAACTTCAAGGGTGGCTAGTAACTGCAGGAGACAATGCTATTTACCTTTACACCATTGTTATCCCACTGATATTGGCCTGTTTTGCCTTATTGGTTTACATCTTTATTCACCCATTCATTAAACCAGGAGAATTAAAGAAACGCTTGGTTCCCCATGCCAAAGGAGTAGATTTCATAGAAGGGCAACCTATTAGTTACCAACACATTGCTATTGCAGTAGACTTTTCGGATAATACGCAGGCGATCATCCAAAATGCTATAAAACTAGGAGGAAAGTCTGCCAATTATTTATTCGTTCATGTGGTAGAAAGTGCTGCTGCCAGATATCTAGGAAAAAACACTTTAGATCATGAGACGCAACAAGATGTGAACAGCTTAATTCAATATCAGGATAAGTTAATTTCTCTCGGATACAATGCTAGCCATGAATTAGGCTTTGGAGTAGCTGCAACTGAAATAGCAAAAATCGTCAATGATCAAAAAGTAGATTTAGTGATCATGGGAGCTCATGGCCACTCGGGCATCAAAGACCTGCTATTTGGAACTACGGTCAATAAATTGAGGCATAAAATCGATACGCCTATTCTGATCGTTCAATAG
- a CDS encoding glycosyltransferase family protein gives MKFIFIVQGEGRGHMTQAISFSNLLRNEGHELAAVIVGKSKRRKIPEFFSKQILAPIHSVESPNFVTDKEEKQVLIGKTIFQNLQKVSLFLKSLKQIHQVVKEHKPEVILNFYDLLGGIYNFTYQPKLRFWAIGHQYLSQHPDFPFAESKGFAKECFQLNTWLTALGAEKKLALSFRRLANPIHADITVVPPLLRSEVKSFSISNEDFFLAYMVNSGYAKEVISFAKKYPSLKIKAYWDKKDAAETEQPLPNLTLHQVNDQSFLNDMASCKGLVCTAGFESICEAMYLGKPVMVIPVKGQYEQACNALDTLKSGVGITSNNFDFGLLEEEIKNANERPNYSHNWCNSWPSVLMEILPKKEMTEPDMLLAQSLS, from the coding sequence ATGAAGTTTATTTTTATTGTTCAGGGAGAAGGCCGAGGACATATGACTCAAGCCATTTCATTTTCAAACCTATTGAGAAATGAAGGACATGAACTAGCAGCGGTCATTGTGGGGAAGAGCAAAAGAAGGAAAATCCCTGAGTTTTTCTCAAAGCAAATCCTAGCCCCAATCCACTCGGTCGAAAGTCCAAATTTTGTTACTGATAAAGAGGAAAAGCAAGTACTGATAGGGAAAACCATCTTCCAAAACCTTCAAAAAGTCAGCTTGTTTTTAAAAAGCCTCAAGCAAATCCATCAAGTGGTAAAAGAACATAAACCAGAGGTAATTCTAAACTTCTACGACCTCCTTGGAGGGATCTACAACTTCACCTACCAACCAAAGCTTAGGTTTTGGGCAATCGGACATCAATACCTTTCTCAGCATCCAGATTTCCCTTTTGCTGAATCCAAAGGTTTTGCCAAAGAGTGCTTTCAATTAAACACCTGGTTGACCGCTTTGGGTGCAGAAAAAAAGCTCGCGCTATCCTTCCGAAGATTAGCAAATCCCATTCATGCAGACATCACTGTTGTCCCTCCGTTGTTAAGGTCGGAAGTCAAATCATTTAGTATCTCAAATGAGGATTTTTTCTTGGCTTACATGGTTAATTCCGGCTATGCAAAGGAAGTTATCTCTTTCGCTAAGAAATATCCAAGCTTAAAAATTAAGGCTTATTGGGACAAAAAGGATGCAGCTGAAACAGAGCAACCATTGCCTAATCTAACCTTACATCAAGTTAATGACCAAAGTTTTTTAAATGACATGGCTTCCTGCAAAGGTCTGGTTTGCACGGCTGGATTTGAATCCATCTGTGAGGCCATGTATTTAGGAAAACCTGTCATGGTTATTCCTGTCAAAGGACAATACGAACAGGCCTGCAATGCCTTAGACACTTTGAAATCAGGAGTGGGGATCACATCAAACAATTTTGATTTTGGATTGCTGGAAGAAGAAATCAAAAACGCTAATGAAAGGCCTAATTATTCACACAATTGGTGTAATTCCTGGCCCAGTGTTTTAATGGAAATCCTTCCCAAAAAAGAAATGACTGAACCAGATATGTTACTGGCTCAATCATTATCATAA
- a CDS encoding VOC family protein — MESKFEAGINIAIKIPKSKYEKTVEFYRDILKLEVEEYPISNPTVSKTHKVIFGNNVLWLDCVDNYTHSETWLQLTVPDVEEAAKYLELSGVETCDELEELPENMHWIQDPAGTVFNLQKRELK, encoded by the coding sequence ATGGAATCAAAATTTGAGGCAGGAATTAATATTGCGATAAAAATCCCAAAAAGTAAATATGAGAAAACAGTTGAATTCTACAGGGATATTTTAAAACTGGAGGTTGAGGAATATCCAATTTCCAACCCAACCGTCTCGAAAACTCACAAAGTCATTTTTGGAAATAATGTTCTCTGGCTGGATTGTGTGGACAATTATACACATTCGGAAACCTGGTTACAGCTTACCGTTCCTGACGTAGAGGAAGCCGCAAAATATCTTGAATTAAGTGGTGTAGAGACTTGCGATGAATTAGAGGAGCTTCCCGAGAATATGCATTGGATTCAAGATCCCGCTGGAACCGTTTTCAACTTGCAAAAGCGAGAATTAAAATAA
- a CDS encoding ribonuclease HII, which yields MTLKPFLEANRIEAGCDEVGRGCLAGPVVAAAVILPSDYSNEWINDSKKLGKKQRQDLIEEIKEKSLSWKVAEASVEEIDQINILNASFLAMSRAIEGLEVSPEHLLIDGNRFKSHLTLPFTCVIKGDGKFASIAAASILAKVYRDELMEKLALEHPHYGWERNVGYPTKAHREGIREHGPCIWHRKSFQLLPRQLDLDL from the coding sequence ATGACTCTAAAACCCTTTTTAGAAGCTAATAGAATTGAAGCGGGCTGCGATGAAGTGGGTAGAGGTTGTTTGGCAGGACCTGTGGTAGCTGCGGCAGTAATACTCCCTTCTGACTATTCCAATGAATGGATCAATGACTCCAAAAAGCTCGGTAAAAAACAGAGGCAGGACCTTATTGAAGAAATAAAAGAAAAGTCTCTTTCTTGGAAAGTAGCCGAAGCCAGTGTGGAAGAAATTGATCAGATCAATATTTTGAATGCCTCTTTTTTGGCTATGTCACGGGCTATTGAAGGTTTAGAAGTTAGCCCCGAGCACCTTCTCATCGATGGAAACAGATTCAAATCTCATTTAACTTTACCCTTCACTTGCGTCATTAAAGGGGATGGTAAATTTGCAAGTATTGCGGCAGCATCTATCCTTGCAAAAGTTTACCGAGATGAATTAATGGAAAAGCTAGCCCTAGAACATCCGCATTATGGTTGGGAACGAAATGTGGGCTATCCCACCAAAGCTCACCGAGAAGGGATTAGAGAACATGGCCCTTGCATTTGGCACCGCAAGAGCTTCCAACTTTTACCCCGTCAATTAGACTTAGACCTATAA
- a CDS encoding MGH1-like glycoside hydrolase domain-containing protein: protein MVAEKIRLQEDRDWKKHWKKWGPYLTERQWGTVREDYSPDGSAWENVTHDDARSKAYRWGEEGIGGISDYKQKLCLAWGFWNGKDPFIKERLFGVTGNQGNHGEDVKELYYYLDSTPTHSYMKMLYKYPQDEFPYKDLLDENQRRGKTDREYELIDTGIFEEDRYFDIFIEYAKNDEEDIVAYATIHNRGPEASYLCVMPTVWFRKTWFTGHEPFMPKLSKINENTIRAFNPKSGNYTISFDNDPELKFCDNETNRQKIYDIGNEKKYLKDAINDYVVEDDSTHINPDDYGTKASAIYHLNIPAGESKTIKLRLAHQVIDQPLEACDAILEKAKKEADEFYNELQERITDDDLKMIQRQAYGGMMWSKQFYYYDVERWLEGDPGRYKPPVSRKKGRNSNWKHLQNYDIISMPDKWEYPWYAAWDLAFHCIPIARVDPEFAKDQLLLLLNEWYMHPNGQIPAYEWNFSDVNPPVHAYAVQRVFQIDKKANGGKGDFEFLERALHKLMLNFTWWVNQKDSDGQNIFEGGFLGLDNISVFDRSHAQQYQGKLEQADATSWMAMFSLNLLRISLDLCEQNKVYQFTATKFLEHFLYIAGAMSNISAEGISLWDDEDSFFYDVFHVKGKESKRMKVRSIVGLIPLFAVEPIREDLFDQLPEFKKRLEFFLREKPKLAALVSSWVQPGFDKRRLFSLLRGHRMKSILHKMLDSNEFLSEYGIRSLSKYHLENPYTMNIAGDQLSIKYTPGESDTVMFGGNSNWRGPIWFPINFLIIESLKKFDFYYGGDFSIEYPTGSGRYMTMDIIAKELSYRCMKIFMRDENGYRPFNSDNKKFQEDPHFKDYILFYEYFHGDKGAGLGASHQTGWTGLVAEMIHKYYKIREDKEHDSKTLFRS from the coding sequence ATGGTAGCTGAAAAAATACGTTTACAGGAAGATAGAGATTGGAAAAAACATTGGAAAAAGTGGGGTCCATACCTCACAGAACGCCAATGGGGAACCGTGCGGGAGGATTACAGTCCTGATGGATCGGCATGGGAAAATGTGACCCATGATGATGCCAGAAGCAAAGCCTACCGCTGGGGCGAGGAAGGAATTGGAGGAATTTCTGATTACAAGCAAAAATTATGTTTGGCTTGGGGATTCTGGAATGGAAAAGATCCATTTATAAAAGAAAGACTTTTTGGGGTTACTGGAAATCAGGGGAACCACGGGGAAGACGTCAAAGAATTATATTATTACCTAGACTCTACTCCTACTCACAGCTATATGAAAATGCTGTATAAGTACCCTCAGGATGAATTTCCTTACAAAGACCTATTAGATGAAAATCAGCGGAGGGGGAAAACTGACCGAGAATATGAATTAATAGATACTGGGATATTTGAGGAAGATCGATATTTTGACATTTTCATTGAATATGCCAAAAATGACGAGGAAGATATCGTAGCCTATGCCACTATTCACAATAGAGGGCCTGAGGCATCTTACCTCTGCGTCATGCCTACTGTTTGGTTTAGAAAGACCTGGTTTACCGGCCATGAGCCTTTCATGCCTAAACTGAGCAAAATCAATGAGAATACCATCCGTGCTTTCAACCCAAAATCCGGAAATTATACCATCTCATTCGATAATGATCCAGAGTTAAAGTTCTGCGACAATGAAACCAATCGCCAAAAGATCTATGACATTGGCAATGAGAAGAAATACCTAAAAGATGCCATCAATGATTATGTGGTTGAGGATGACAGTACTCATATCAATCCCGATGACTATGGAACGAAAGCATCAGCTATTTACCACTTAAATATTCCGGCTGGAGAAAGCAAAACAATAAAATTACGTTTAGCGCATCAGGTTATTGACCAACCGCTTGAAGCTTGCGATGCCATTCTAGAAAAGGCAAAAAAAGAAGCCGATGAGTTTTATAATGAACTGCAGGAAAGGATCACGGATGATGATCTAAAAATGATTCAACGTCAAGCCTATGGGGGAATGATGTGGTCAAAACAGTTTTATTATTACGATGTAGAGCGATGGCTTGAGGGAGATCCAGGAAGGTATAAACCACCAGTTTCGAGGAAAAAGGGTAGAAATAGCAATTGGAAGCACTTGCAGAATTATGACATCATTTCTATGCCTGACAAGTGGGAATACCCATGGTATGCTGCCTGGGATTTGGCGTTCCATTGTATTCCTATCGCTAGAGTTGACCCCGAGTTTGCCAAAGACCAACTTCTTCTTTTGCTTAATGAATGGTACATGCATCCCAATGGCCAGATTCCAGCTTATGAATGGAATTTTTCGGATGTCAACCCACCTGTGCATGCCTATGCAGTACAGCGAGTTTTTCAAATCGACAAAAAGGCCAACGGAGGAAAAGGGGATTTTGAATTTCTAGAAAGAGCCCTTCATAAATTGATGCTCAACTTCACCTGGTGGGTTAATCAAAAAGATAGTGACGGACAAAACATATTCGAAGGTGGTTTCTTAGGGCTGGACAACATTTCAGTTTTTGACAGAAGTCACGCTCAACAATACCAGGGAAAACTTGAACAAGCAGATGCTACTTCTTGGATGGCAATGTTTTCATTGAATCTCCTGAGAATTAGTCTTGATTTATGCGAACAAAACAAAGTTTACCAATTTACTGCGACAAAATTCCTTGAACACTTCCTATACATAGCAGGTGCCATGAGTAATATCTCTGCGGAAGGAATTTCCTTATGGGATGACGAAGACAGCTTCTTTTACGATGTATTCCATGTGAAAGGGAAGGAATCTAAACGAATGAAGGTCCGTTCCATTGTCGGCCTAATTCCACTTTTCGCTGTAGAACCGATCAGGGAGGATTTATTTGATCAATTGCCTGAATTCAAAAAGCGACTAGAGTTTTTCTTAAGGGAAAAACCCAAACTCGCTGCTTTAGTGTCAAGCTGGGTTCAACCAGGATTCGATAAGAGAAGGCTATTTTCTTTATTAAGAGGGCATCGAATGAAAAGCATCTTACACAAGATGTTGGATTCTAATGAATTCTTAAGTGAATACGGAATACGGTCACTTTCCAAATATCATCTGGAAAATCCCTACACAATGAATATCGCTGGGGACCAACTTTCTATAAAATACACTCCTGGAGAATCCGATACCGTCATGTTTGGTGGAAATTCCAACTGGAGAGGACCTATTTGGTTTCCGATTAACTTCCTGATTATTGAGTCCCTCAAGAAATTTGACTTTTATTATGGAGGCGATTTTTCCATTGAGTACCCTACAGGTTCGGGTAGATACATGACTATGGATATCATTGCCAAAGAACTCTCCTATCGTTGTATGAAAATCTTTATGAGAGATGAGAATGGATACCGTCCATTTAACAGTGATAACAAGAAGTTTCAGGAAGATCCTCATTTCAAAGATTACATTCTATTTTATGAATATTTCCATGGGGACAAAGGTGCGGGGCTAGGCGCTTCCCACCAAACAGGATGGACTGGTTTAGTGGCTGAAATGATTCATAAATATTACAAAATCAGAGAAGATAAAGAGCATGACTCTAAAACCCTTTTTAGAAGCTAA
- a CDS encoding BlaI/MecI/CopY family transcriptional regulator, whose amino-acid sequence MKLSRTEEELMNHLWKLKKAFMKDLLDEYPDPKPAPTTISTLLKRMQDKEFVGYTAQGKSREYFPLVSKENYFSKHIKGLIKNFFNDSPAQFASFFTNKADFTAAELEDLKEIIEGKLKQKK is encoded by the coding sequence ATGAAACTATCTAGAACTGAAGAGGAATTAATGAATCATTTGTGGAAGCTAAAAAAAGCTTTCATGAAAGACTTGTTGGATGAATATCCGGATCCAAAACCTGCGCCAACAACCATTTCAACACTTTTAAAACGGATGCAGGATAAAGAATTCGTAGGCTATACTGCTCAAGGTAAATCTCGAGAATATTTCCCTTTGGTTTCAAAAGAGAACTATTTCTCCAAGCATATCAAAGGGTTGATAAAGAATTTTTTTAATGATTCACCCGCACAATTTGCTTCCTTTTTTACCAATAAAGCAGACTTTACAGCAGCTGAATTGGAGGATTTAAAAGAAATTATTGAGGGGAAACTTAAACAGAAGAAATAA
- a CDS encoding M56 family metallopeptidase, which yields MEYLLKSMLCLVILLLIHRLFLQKEVMHQFNRFFLLGAVVFSFIIPFNSIEVASEKEEVAYTDTVETEFSNEFVLPEQSITSTNFAVETSNTSIQPIPWNEILWSIYGLITLGFLIRFIRNIKLILDQAHQNLQVIYKGITLVLIPKASLPFSFLSYVFVSKTDFENGELTDAIIEHEYTHVKEGHSYDILFLEFLLIPFWFHPGLYLAKHAIRLNHEFIADQKALKTTSLDTYQKMLLALASQEVRFSLVSNLNFSLTKKRLKMMNKQSDPFQKWLKLLVMIPVLGAMVYVFSEKVEAQATEAPIESKEQSTIENEIKIIVLNSNKFIYNGATEDFGDLAELLKALKSDDLLINLYASSNTELGVIQDYQTEFREAGINKIKYSSLDEGVKVGSDKPSFGKDKHYRNATFFVENEKSELVKKSYDMLSDEEKKMLVFVPSTPKKSSPTSEEFESFKNSEDFAVWLDGKHIQNTELEKINHSEIVHVFNSFVHTNARSERFPQEHQIHLYTEEGFEKTYGPSSGFTAPLTKEDKLYLYPSENRVNRGMPWPKKNDSPIAEYREKLKIYELDRNLQPHFINRPQAEQQELLARFSELGSLYYRIPLELKQTTKRPVHPYAPFVKLESENGVYYKLWEDLTEDEKSQLPQPPPPASKDRVTAYQQIYLKYELLSQEGRKYSTKPMADRELMFELFNSLQEQFLSLNAVQRRQVKRVNFPYIPMVENGMLSFKVVDELTPEQRALAGC from the coding sequence ATGGAGTATCTATTAAAATCCATGCTATGCCTGGTCATTTTATTATTGATTCACAGGCTGTTTTTACAAAAGGAGGTAATGCACCAATTCAATCGCTTTTTCTTACTTGGCGCTGTAGTATTCTCATTTATTATTCCATTCAATTCGATTGAGGTAGCTTCAGAAAAAGAAGAAGTAGCTTATACTGATACTGTTGAAACAGAGTTTTCAAATGAGTTTGTCCTTCCGGAACAAAGCATCACTTCGACAAATTTTGCTGTAGAAACCTCCAATACTTCCATTCAACCCATTCCTTGGAATGAGATTTTGTGGAGTATTTATGGACTGATTACCCTTGGGTTTCTGATCCGATTCATCCGGAATATCAAGCTGATTTTAGATCAAGCTCATCAAAACCTCCAAGTAATTTATAAAGGAATAACATTGGTCTTAATTCCAAAAGCCTCATTACCCTTTTCTTTTTTGAGTTATGTTTTTGTTTCAAAAACTGATTTTGAAAACGGGGAATTAACTGATGCAATCATTGAACATGAGTACACTCATGTCAAAGAAGGTCACAGCTATGATATTTTATTCCTTGAGTTCCTATTGATTCCATTTTGGTTTCACCCAGGCTTGTATTTGGCCAAACATGCGATCCGCTTAAATCATGAATTCATAGCAGATCAAAAGGCTCTAAAAACCACCTCACTCGATACTTATCAAAAGATGTTGCTAGCCTTAGCAAGTCAGGAGGTTCGGTTTTCCTTAGTCAGTAATTTGAATTTTTCTCTCACCAAAAAAAGATTGAAAATGATGAACAAACAATCCGATCCATTTCAGAAATGGCTCAAATTGCTCGTAATGATTCCTGTTTTGGGAGCGATGGTATATGTGTTTAGTGAGAAGGTGGAGGCACAAGCTACCGAAGCCCCGATTGAATCTAAAGAGCAGTCGACAATTGAAAATGAGATAAAAATTATTGTTTTAAACTCAAATAAATTCATTTACAATGGGGCCACTGAGGATTTTGGAGATTTGGCCGAATTGCTAAAAGCGCTAAAGTCAGATGACCTTTTGATTAATTTGTATGCTTCTTCGAATACAGAGTTGGGAGTAATTCAAGACTATCAAACGGAATTTAGAGAGGCAGGTATCAATAAAATAAAATATAGCTCTTTAGATGAAGGGGTTAAAGTGGGTTCAGATAAACCTTCTTTTGGGAAGGATAAGCATTATCGAAATGCTACATTTTTTGTTGAAAACGAGAAAAGTGAATTAGTAAAGAAATCTTATGACATGCTTTCTGATGAAGAGAAGAAGATGTTAGTTTTTGTTCCTTCTACTCCTAAGAAATCATCTCCAACTTCAGAGGAATTTGAATCATTTAAGAATTCGGAAGATTTTGCTGTTTGGCTTGATGGAAAGCATATTCAAAATACCGAGCTGGAAAAGATAAACCATTCCGAAATAGTTCACGTGTTCAATAGCTTTGTTCATACCAATGCCCGGTCTGAAAGGTTTCCACAAGAACATCAGATACATCTTTATACTGAAGAAGGTTTTGAAAAAACTTATGGGCCTAGTTCAGGTTTTACAGCCCCATTAACTAAAGAAGATAAGCTTTATCTCTACCCATCTGAAAATAGGGTGAATAGAGGGATGCCATGGCCTAAGAAGAACGATTCCCCTATTGCAGAATATCGAGAGAAACTTAAGATTTATGAACTAGATAGAAATCTTCAACCTCATTTTATAAATCGGCCTCAAGCGGAGCAACAAGAGTTACTAGCGCGGTTCTCAGAACTGGGAAGTTTATATTACAGAATTCCTTTGGAGCTTAAGCAAACTACAAAGCGTCCGGTTCATCCTTATGCACCTTTTGTGAAATTAGAATCGGAAAATGGAGTTTATTATAAATTGTGGGAGGATTTGACAGAAGATGAAAAAAGTCAGTTACCTCAGCCACCTCCGCCTGCCTCCAAAGATAGAGTGACAGCTTATCAACAGATATATTTGAAATATGAGTTGCTCAGCCAAGAGGGAAGAAAATATTCAACCAAGCCCATGGCGGACAGAGAATTAATGTTTGAATTATTCAATAGTCTTCAAGAGCAGTTTCTATCCTTGAATGCTGTGCAAAGAAGACAGGTAAAGCGTGTTAATTTTCCTTATATACCGATGGTAGAAAATGGAATGTTGTCCTTCAAAGTGGTGGATGAACTGACACCAGAGCAACGTGCCCTTGCTGGCTGTTAA